A stretch of Thermococcus bergensis DNA encodes these proteins:
- the mtnA gene encoding S-methyl-5-thioribose-1-phosphate isomerase, translated as MEIKYKPEELTKLPRSVEFREGKVYIIDQLLLPREFKVIALTTVEEVARAIKTLQVRGAPAIGATAAYGLALLAEKSKAKTKEEFFEEFYRAFEILKNTRPTAVNLFWALNRVKNLVEEHREDSLEEIKRLIVEEAHKIADEDVEANLRMGHYAAEILPEGNILTHCNAGSLATVHLGTVGAALRVMHKEGKLKLLWVDETRPVLQGARLSAWEYHYDGIPLKLISDNMAGFVMQQGMVDAIIVGADRIVANGDFANKIGTYSLAVLAKEHKIPFFTIAPLSTIDMSLKSGKEIPIEERPKEEVLTCGGCKIAPDVDVYNPAFDVTPHKYLTAIITDRGVVYPPFEKNLKKLFE; from the coding sequence ATGGAGATAAAGTACAAGCCCGAAGAACTTACAAAGCTCCCGAGAAGTGTGGAGTTCAGGGAAGGGAAAGTCTACATTATTGACCAGCTTCTGCTTCCGAGAGAGTTTAAAGTGATCGCGTTGACTACCGTTGAGGAAGTCGCCAGAGCAATAAAGACCCTTCAGGTTCGTGGGGCTCCAGCAATAGGTGCAACTGCTGCCTATGGGCTGGCTCTACTTGCGGAGAAAAGCAAGGCAAAAACCAAGGAGGAGTTCTTTGAGGAATTTTATAGAGCATTCGAGATCCTTAAAAACACCCGTCCGACAGCGGTGAATCTCTTCTGGGCACTAAATAGGGTTAAGAACCTTGTAGAGGAGCACAGAGAGGACAGCTTAGAGGAGATAAAAAGGCTAATCGTGGAGGAAGCCCATAAAATAGCGGATGAAGATGTCGAAGCGAACCTCAGGATGGGTCACTATGCGGCGGAAATCCTCCCTGAGGGGAATATCCTAACCCACTGCAACGCGGGGAGCTTAGCCACAGTCCACCTCGGAACTGTAGGGGCTGCGCTTAGAGTTATGCACAAAGAGGGCAAGCTCAAGCTTTTGTGGGTTGATGAGACTAGACCGGTTCTTCAGGGCGCAAGGCTCTCTGCCTGGGAGTACCACTACGATGGGATTCCACTAAAGCTGATAAGCGACAACATGGCGGGCTTTGTGATGCAGCAGGGAATGGTGGATGCGATAATAGTCGGTGCTGACAGAATAGTTGCCAATGGAGACTTTGCCAACAAAATTGGAACTTACTCTCTGGCCGTGCTTGCGAAGGAGCACAAAATACCCTTCTTCACCATAGCACCCCTCTCAACCATTGACATGAGCCTCAAGAGCGGCAAGGAGATTCCAATAGAAGAAAGACCCAAAGAAGAAGTCCTGACCTGTGGAGGATGCAAAATAGCTCCCGATGTTGACGTCTACAACCCAGCTTTTGATGTAACGCCCCACAAATACCTCACAGCAATAATCA